The following DNA comes from Eretmochelys imbricata isolate rEreImb1 chromosome 2, rEreImb1.hap1, whole genome shotgun sequence.
AAAGCAATAGAAAGTACCAGGTTATTTCTTATTTATATAATCAGTTTTCGTTTAAAGAATGTCAGTGAAAGAGATTTGTTCTGTTTACTTACATCAGCAGAAAGCAGAGCCGTTAGGAATTCTGCAGGTTTACTTAACTGAATACAAAAACTTCTGTTATACTGTGAGCCTGTTAAAACTCCAGATGCAGTATTGCTAACCCTATTCATTCAAAAATTGTGAGTCAGGCCCCCACCAAAAAAATCATAagcttatctttaaaaaaatgaaattttaaaaaataatgttctgATTATTTTCATTTGCACTGTGCTTCAGCTTTTATGGGTcatgttttgaagcttttctttgtAGCTGTGAGGGCTAAAAACACTTTCATTTTTCACATAATCAATTGATTTGAgtagttggggctttaagaaaaataccaaatattgcaagGCTTGTGATAAAATCCTGAGGGTTGGCGACACAGCAGATGATACTAGTTCAAAATTAAAATAGCCATATCCTTGACAAGTTTACCTTTAACACGCTGGGGTGGACAACTGAAAGATTATGTTTAGCGTTAAAGCATTCTCTTTGGTAGAAGCTATTCAGTTGGCCACTAGCTGCTCAAGGTTGGCTGGTAGACTTATTCATCCAGCCGTTTGTCATGTGCATCACTGGACAAAAAGGAGTATGGATTGCAGGTGGAGCTACAGGACTGGCCCAAACAGCACTGGCGGAGCTGGAATAAGTGCTCCGCAAACCAAGGTTAGTATTGGGGGAGCCTTCTGCTCTGCACAAACGAcccctaaatatttttaatttattgacTTTAATATTATTTAAGTGCTCAATGGGCtaacaaaacagagagagacagtccttgctccaGGGTTATAGTCAGGCAACAGTTTAGATATATAATACCTCAGATGATGGCTGATATTCTATACTATTGCTCAGAGTATTTATTTGATGTTttaaaaccttttcttttattggTATTTAGCATATATCTCAGTGTCTCATCCATCTGTCTGtcacaaacagaaagaaaaaaagttgttCAGTATCTCAGTAAATCTCTCTCCATGCTGCCACTAGTTTACCTCAAAATATTCTCAAGTAGCCCCAGGATAAGTGACTTTGATCCAGCAAATAATTtatgcacctgcttaactttaggtACTTTGAGTTGCCCCATTCAGTATTTCTCCAATTCTTGCGTAGCTCTTTATACACCAATGCgaagtgtttgtaaagcactgtcaAATCAGAAAGGGGAAGCATTTTGCACACACTTTGCTCTTGTGTCAATGACTCCCCAAAGTGCAGGGGAACAGTGAACTGGACCATTGTGGGTATatacactgcaatcaggaggtgCGATTGCAACACATGTgggcatacctgagctagctttgatcaagctagcttgctaaaaatagtagtgtaggcACAGGCAGCAGAATGGGAACATAGGTACATACTCCTGAGACCATAAGTATGTACTTGGGCAGCCAACTTATTACATGCCTAAATTCTGGATAATCCTTGCATGGATGTGCAAGAGGGGAAATCCACAAGGAATGTCCCCTTGCCTCCCTCCTGTGCTTCTGGCATGGACTGGTCAGAATCCAGTTGAGGATTACAGGCTCTGATTCTTTTTAGCATACTTCTCAATCTGCCAGGTCCAAATCAAGATGTAATGTGCGATAAAGACCTGAAATGAGGAACAGACAACAGATTGTCACACAGACAActttaaatgactttttaaaataatctctcttcCTGATCTTTTATTACTGAGATAAATAATTTTCAAGAATAAAAGGGGCTGCCAAATTGTGTGGAATGGAAGTaactttgggactaaaatgaAGTGATGTCTCTGGAAATGAGGGACAATTTAGAGTTATACCTCTTAGCACCCCTATAGACACTAGGCCAGATGGCCTAATCTGTCATGGCCTAATCCTGtactcattgaagtcactggaatgattcccattgacttcactggtagctggatcaggccctaacgccagtgtaaacccagagtaactccactgacttcaagttagtaactctggatttacattgtGTAATTGAGGGAAGTCTGTAGCTCCATTAAGTACAGATTTACAAATGTGGATTTTAATTATCCCTACTGTCGTGGGGTAgatacaccctgtcacagggtgTCGGATTTCAGGGGGTTATCCAAATGGATATTTGACGGCCCAAGTGGCCTGGGTCTATGTTGCAGCTCTACAGCTCAGAGTAGTATTGCCCAATTGCCAGAATCAGTAAGGCTGTCTTTCTGTGGCAAAGTTCACCCCTCTGGGCGTCGGCTGCCCCCGATGGCAGGACAGccagggtagggggacccaggaccacccttctccactgggtcctgacccagggccttaGGGAACCGGCACTTCTGTAATCAGTCTTGGTCACCCATTAATACAGTCCTGTTCCCTGTGCCACTTCCTATCAATGCTGGTAGCCTCACGGCCTCTGCCATCTCTCCGCTGCATTGGTGGGAGGGTTGTTGGAGTCTCAACCTGACTGGTTTCTATATCCTCAAGCTCTGAGagcctcccagctggagcctaCAACACATGTCTGCTCTTGTCAGTGGCCAGCCCAGACTCAGCTGAACTACTCCCTTTTATACTTTGGTTCTTGttagagcatgcccagcagaggtgAGGGGGTGTGGCTTTCTCAGCCCACAGCTGGTGGGTAACCCCTGCTGGACCGGTTTGGGGTAGGTATACCCCATCATACCTACTGAATGgtatttttacaaaaatgttattttctcATATTCAAGGGCATATTTCTCTTAATCCTTTTCGCAGGTTATGGCAAAGCAAGAGCGGCCTGGTCTTTTGATCCTCGAAATAGGAGGTGTATGTGGTGTGCTGGAAGGCCATGTGGAACTCTTGAAGAAACAATTTCACCTCATCACTATGAAGGAatttcttaaaaacaaagaaagtttGAGTGAAAAGATCAAATCTGTTTTCATATATGAGCGCAGACCAGTCATTGACCAGGAGCTCCTCCAGAGCCTACCTCACTTAAAGGTGATTGCAAACTCTGGGGTAGGAGTGGATCACCTGGACTTGAAATTGGTTTCTAGCTTTGGAGTTAAAGTGACCAATACTCCACATGCTGTTTCTGACTCCACAGCAGACATTGGGATGGCCTTGATGCTGGCATCTGCCAGAAGGCTAGTGGAAGGTAACTTTTTAAATTCCTTTGCTGATATTTCCATAAATCACATCAGCTACATTTctggcatattttatttttattctgtcaCAGATTATCTGGTTGAAATAATGTTTAAGAATCTTTATAGGAAGAAAAGCTGCAAAGATTCAGTTTTTCAAGTGGTCCTTCTTTTTCTATATTGTTTTTGACATTCTGAGCCCAATCCAGCTTCTACTGAAGGCAGTGGCAACAGAATTAAGGCGTCTATCTAAGTTAGGTACTTAAAACTGCCTTTGATTTGATTTATATACTGTACAAGGCCTACTGTTTGGACCAGAATTTGCACTCTAACTCTCCACTGCCTGCACTTTATGTAGTTATTTACAACTATCCAAAGTGAATGCAAAATGCAAGCAAATGAAAATTCTTCACTCATTAGTACCCCCTTTGCATCAATGTAAAAGACTACACAAGGGTGTAAGGCAGTGGATATCAGGCCTTGGGTCTCCATCACCAGAGAAAGTGATTTGCTATGAAATCCACTGAATAACTTTGCTTTGCACTCCTCCTACAGCAAAGAACTCAAATTAATAAACCCTGTTCCCAGAATAACATTAGAATTGCTGATGATACTAACTGTGTTGCCTGTGTTAGCTTGTGCTCTCTCTAAGGGGCAACTTGTTTCGGCACAATGCATAGCGGAAGCAACAAGCTGTGTCCTAGTGGAGGGGAGAGTGTCTGTGGAGGCTAAGAGGAAGGAATCCCACAGAAACACAGCAGTTCTCCCATGCCCTGGGCACTGTGCAACACTTCCCTCATCCCACCTTTGCCGCAAGTCCCCATCGCAACAGTTTGCAGAGAGCCCCTGTTGAGCTGGCCTCTGCAATGCAGCCGATTCTGTCCTGTTACCTAATCTCCAAATCTGTTTCCAAATCTCACACCACCCATCCTGTAAAAAAATTCCACTACTTCACCTATGTATTGGTACCTCCCTGAGGAGAATAGTGGGATACACCCTGATAGAAAATCAAGGTTTGTCTAATGGAAAATATCTGAACTGGCAGGGAAAGAGAAGTTATTTTCAAGCTTCAAAGAGGAtattacaaacagggaagaattcaTCCAACAAGAATCCATTTCTCActcagctttttttatttttaggttgTCAGATTGCAGTTTCTCCACAGACTGAGCGTTTTGCTGCCGACTGGCTGGCAGATGAAGTCACTGGGGCTACTCTCGGTATCATCGGCATGGGCAGCATTGGGTATAAGGTGGCCAAGAGGGCCAAagcttttgaaatgaaaattctgTACCACAACAggaaccagaggtgaaagtgCATCTGATGTGAACTAGAGCAGATTATATTTTTGATTCTTTTAAAAGTTATACATCTTTTTGTTGCAAAACCTGCCCAAAGAACCTCTTCCCCAGTTTATGCCAAATCCTCCTTCCCTCATTCCAGTGAGAATTCCCTTCATTGTCAGCGGTCAGAATTTTCAAATTTGTCTGCcacaagttaggtgcctaaatccatatttagatacTTAAATGAGCACTCTGATTTTCAAACGTCCTGAGCAACCACACTTCCCGTTGATTTCAGAGGGAGCTCTGAGTagtcagcacttttgaaaatcaggtcacttatttattTACATGCTTACAtatgaatttaggtgcctaacttttggcagccaagtttgaaaattttggccaagaaCAATGGAACAGGTTAGTATCATATATTCAGCATGATTTTAAAGCACTATTTAAATGTCTATATCAGGAGAAAAAGGGTCAGCAATACATAGCTCCTTTACAAAGTGGGTTCCCCTCACCTCCACCCTGCCCATTCTGGTGGGGTTTGCAGCAATTTtgttaaaagaaatgcaaacttgCAAACTACCTTGCTGTTTTTATGGATAAATAAACTCCTTTTACTGTTACTCCCATGTtgcagcagcaggaagtggaTTTAATTAGCAAAATGCATGTTAGAATCAGGAAATGTAATATAAAAGGTGACATTGAAATTACAGGGCCTTCTTTGTGCTACAGCAATCTTCAACTCCAGAGGCTAATGTTCCTGTCTGCAGTGACCTCTCAAATTGTCTTCGTTCAGTGTCTCTTTTATCACCTGTAATGAATCCTAGACCAGAAAAAGACCTCACGGTTGAACTGAACACAGGCAGCATCAGAAAGAACTGAAGAGCGCTCCCATttcagctaaaggagaatcttcaCTGTAGAGTTTAAATCTTCTTACCAgccactagaatcatagaaacatagggcttgaagggacctcaaggggtcatctagtattctactccagccccctgcactaaaGCAGGATCAAGTATACGTAGAGGGTGATAATCTTGTCTTTTTGAGAAGTTCTGACTTTCCTTTTAGAGAAGGCCGTGGCACATACACATGCTAGTCAGTATATATTGCATATCACTTTTATATTTTATACCTTGCAGCTATTTCCAAtatgtgggccaaatcctgaaatccttactctCCATGTACTTacacaggcaaaattcccattaacaaGGACCAAGTACAAACTGAATAAGGAGCTCAGTTTTTTGCCTTATAGCGGGGTAATAAGAGAGAAAATGATTGATGGTGATAGCATAGTTCAAATAATTCTTGatgttaaaatatatacattaaaaGCATGTTTATTTGTGTGTCACGTAATTGAGTTTTGAGCACACTTTAACGTGGTAAATTCTTATAGCACCACTGAACAGTTCTAATCGTTTCAAGAAATGGCTCATCTGCTATCCTCTCACATTGCATTATACACTCTCCcttaagaagaacaggagtacttgttgcaccttagagagtaacaaacttattagagcacaagctttcgctacagcccacttcatcagttgcatagaatggaacatataataagaagatatatatatagatatatacacatacatacagagaaggtggaagttgccatacaaactgtaagaggctaattaattaagatgagctattatcagcaggagaaaaaaacaacttttgtagtgataatcaagatggctcatttagacagttgacaagaaggtgtgatgATACTTAACAtcaggaaatagattcaatatgtgtaatgacccagccactcccagtctctattcaaaaccaagttaatggtatctaatttgaatattaattcaagctcagcagtttcttgttggactctgtttttgaagattttctgttgcaaaattgccacccttaaatcttttactgagtggccagagaggttgaagtgctGTCCTAccgttttttgaatgttatgattcctgatgtcagatttgtgtccatttattcttttgcacagagactgtccagtctggccaatgtacatggcagaggagcattgctggcacatgatggcatatatcatattggtagatgtgcaggtgaacgagcccctgatggagtGGCTTAAGAGGCCACATAAGTACTCCTGAGAACACATTCATGAACAAAGCATATTTGCCACTAACAAACACAGAAGTGGTCATTGAGGTGCTTCTATTCctgttttttcactgaaattcTACTAGGAAATAAGTATAATCAATATAGGAACATGCTTAGTATTGATCTCAATGAAATGTCATTTCTTTTAGTTTCTCCCTCAATGCCCCTTGGATTAATGTATTCACCTCtctcacttcccctccccaccagagtcCTCACTGAAGGCCAATCCAAATAGGATTGTAGGAGTCGCCCAGTTCTTTCTGTGGCACTGTTCCCCATTTTATATTTCTATAACAGCAGAGACATTGGTTCATAGCAACTATGCACTCTTTCCAGTCGTCCATGGGGGTGGcatagtagcagcagcagcaagtggttttctttttttaccaATAAAAGATAATTCTGGTCTTTCTGCCTcagaaaagaagaggaggaacagGCTGTTGGTGCCCACTACTGTGAAAAGATGGAAGACTTGCTCCAGCAATCTGACTTTGTGATGCTGGTTGTGAACCTGACACCTCAGACACACAGATTGATTGGGAAAAGGGAGTTAGAGCTGATGAAACCCACTGCTACTCTTATTAACATCTGCAGAGGTAGGGTGTTATGGAAGCACTGGTTGTGGTTTTATAGTTAAGGTAGGTTGAATGTTGTCTTTTTGTATCAAGAAGCTCTCTCAGCCAAGGTCTGTGACTTCCTCCATGCTTTGTTCAGTACACAGGATAGCTGGCACttaactaataataaataatgaattatAGACCAAATGCTGATTAGTGCTGAACATCCACAACTCCCATTTACCTCTTATCACAGGGTTGGCTACCTCCtgtccttcctggccagaggctaCCCGCAATACCCTGCTTCTGTTTCCCGCTCTTCAGACCCCCTGAAGGACTGCACACAGGCTTCTCTCTGGGGTACCATCACCCCTGCCTGGGGTCAGTTTAATCACACAAATAGCGTATATGGGACCTCAGGGTCCCATATACAGTCCATCACCATACAAGAGTCCATACTTAGTTTTGGTGTCTTTTCTaacacccagagctcttcttctgtccCAGTCTGCTCTCACAACCCATCCTCCAGCTCTTCCTAGCTAGAGCTCAGCCTTCTGTCACTGGCCTTTAGGCCCAAACTTTTAGGCTCAAAACCCATCTGGGTTTCCTCACAAAAGtgccccctctctctccctggctggCTGCTCTGGTGGGCAAACAGTGTAATTGCAGCGTCTCCCCAGCAGAATCTATTATTTTGTGGAGGgaaaaaatctgcaggggacataaattctgtgcttatgtttcttttgtttaaaagtgGGGTGCCATGGTCCCTTGGCTCCCCCAGTTCCAGTGATTCAGCTGTCCTCCATCAGGCCCCATCAAGGCTGTCAATGCAGCACAGATGTGCTACAGCATTTCTTTCAGTAATCAGGATTAGCTGGCTTCAGGCCTCCAGCCCTTAAGGGGCAAGCCATGCTGTTATGCCTctcaactagggttgccaattttggttggatgtatttctGGAGGTTTCAGCACAAGTCATAATCTTTTATTAAAGACTAATTTTTAATTcatggagactccaggacaatcctggagggttggcaaccatattttccacaggagttgTGGCGGCTCAGTGAGTGTCCAGCATCTCTCATTTTAATTCAGGGTTATTTCATCTAAGAAAAATGTACAAATATCTTCATGATGAACTGAACGCAAGGACAGCCCACTGCCCAATGAGAGTGTTATCTAGTACAGTAGAATTTCTGTACTAAATTGTGTcattataatttgtattacagtaacatgTAGAGGCCCTAAGTGAGGCTGGGGCCCCTTTGGCACCACACAAATACATAAGACAATGACCCCTTCACTCTCATGGCTTCTGTGCAAGAGCTACAGGGAAAGGGGACTGTGGGATGCAGAGAAGAAAACCCGGAGAGTTTAGACTGGATCAGGGAAAGGTGACTTCAGCACCTTTGGTTGGGGGAGTTGAGGTGATGTAGAGTGCGGCAGATTCCATGTGTGGAAAACTCTGATTCTCTTACGGGAGCTTAGCCCCATGAGCATGAGCTCCCTATGCAACTCTGTggcaaaagggctaatgtgatcctagaGACACAAACAGGGGaagctccaggaggaggagagaggttagTTTACCTCGGTACTGAAGCAACTGctgatggaatactgtgtccagttctagtatccaaaattcaagaaggatgttgataaattgaagtggtttcagagaagagccacgagaatgattaaaggattagaaaacatgccttatggcGATAGACTCAAGTAGCTCAAACTGTTtcccttaacaaagagaaggttaaggagtggcttgattacagtctataaatacctacatggggaactaatatttgataatgggctcttcaaactagcagagaaaggaatggCTGGaagtgaagctagacaaattcagacttggaaataaggtgaaaagttttaacaatgagggtaattaaccaatggaacaactTACGAAGGGCTGTggtggaaatttttaaatcaagattggatgtttttctaaaagatccactcaatttcaaacaggaattaattcagggaagtgcTATGGCCCGTGTTATGtgggaggtcagaccagatgatcccagtggtcccttctggccttcaaagcTATATAAATCTGTACGAGACAGTTCCTTTCCCAAAGAGATTTCAGTCTCAATAGACAACTAGGTAAAGGAGTGAAGAAGAtatagaggcacagagaggtaaagtgactcaCCTAAGATCACAGAGCAGGTCAATGGCataaccaggaatagaaccaagtCTCCTGAATCCTgttccagtgctctgtccactagaccatgctgtcttgctaataaaaaaaaaaatcattctttgcTTTGTTTGGTTAACCATTACTAGAAGGCGGTCTTGTTTTTATAATGAGATATAAATCCAATAGTATTTTAAATTGCATTATGAGACCTCTCCTCTCAGTTAAAGATAGGGAACTTACCTGGAGATTAGTTTTTTTCTGTACCTTATCTGGATATGCCAATAAGACACTATCATTTTAATGCAGGCGCAGTAGTTGATCATGATGCACTGGTGGATGCTCTCCAAAATGGGATTATTAAAGCTGCAGCTTTGGATGTGACATACCCTGAACCTCTGCCAAGGTAGAAaactgttttctttctgtttatcagaaattatttgcattacagatTAATACTGGAAAACATTCTTAAATTCTTCAGCATCCCTTCAAAATTCTGGGAATATATTAGACACTGTCTTCAAATCCAAATTACATTTTCCATAGGTGTTTGCATATTTTTGCAGGAGAGATGCGTTCCGGTTTACTGGGCACAAGACTAGgtgccaggaactcctgagttccaaTCCTGATTCTGTTCCTGATTCTCTCAGGGGCCAGAGGCCAGTTGCTTATGTCCAAATTTGTAAAGTCTGTGTGCATGTCATTTACAAATTCCTGTAAGCTTAGGGTGGCCATCCATCCcgttttttaaagggacagtcccatttttggggacttttgcttatataggcacctattaactcccaccccctgtcctgttttttcacagttgctatctcgTAACCCTATGTAAGCTGCTTGAGGTCAAATCTTCAGGCTGTTATGCACAAGCAACTGGCAAATTAGATCCTTATTCTCATGTATTGCAGCTCTGTAGCAGCCTGACTGACATGAAGGCCCATGCAGGAGAAGAAGTGGGCAAATTTGCTCCTTGCTGTTCTGTGCAACCCTCTGTGCATCATGATACCTCTTTCTCACATGCAAGACTTTGCCAGTTACTTCTGCCCTTTTCTGTTAGAATGAACATGGCTGTAGAAATGTAAAATTCACCTCTAATTATTCTGtcctttctttttcttacagAGATCATCCATTATTAAAATTAAAGAACATTATCATAACTCCTCACATTGGAACTGCTACAGTCCAAGCCACCCGTATGATGACAGAAGAAGCAGTAGCAAATATACAAGCTGTTCTTAATGGTCTCCCCATTCCTAGTGAAGTAATCCCTCAGTGACATGTCAGAAAACATAAATACACAATGGCATATCTGTGAACGGACTTTATTCTACTGAATCATAAAGTAACTTTGCAGTGCAATGATTAATAGTGACAAGTGAAGATGTTCCTATACTGCTGTCACATTTATGGGGCCACCTAGTGGCTATTCTATATCATTACACTCTAGTCATGTGATCATTTGAATAATAATGAACTAATAAAGTCAATTGTTCAAAGGCTCTTAGACGAGCAGTTGCAGACGACTCTCTGATGTTTTCAATCTACTCTTTCACCAAATACACACTGCATACTTATCCTCATACTTGCTGCATCCTAacgtgggggagaggggcacacTAGCTGCTCTTTATGGTCTTCAGAATAACATAAGAAAATCAGAAGTAATATTTACCTCCCTCTCCTTTTAGTGAAAAATTAGTAGAAGTCAAAGATGGTGTTAGTACCAGGTGATCTTGTAGTGTCATAGCTACGTCCCAGGAAGCCTCTTAGGAAGGAGACAGATTcgtatcttcaaagtcttattgtttcttcctaatggcccatcaaagctgatggcctgttgtctggtgggtgtctcccacatacacacacacagttgtaattgttgcatagtcaatattcctaactttagatacagaaatgatacatgcatacaaattggataatcacattcagcaaatttcagagtggtagccgtgttagtctgtatcagcaaaaaaaaaaacgaggagtacttgtggcaccttagagactaacaaattgatttgagcataagcttttgtgggctaaaacccacttcatcggatgcatgcagtggaaaatacagtaggaagatatatatacacagataacatgaaaaaatgggtgttgccataccaactgtaacgagaccaattaattaaggtgggctattatttgcagaagaaaaaaacccttttgtagtgataatcaggatggctcatttcaaacagttgacaagaaggtgtgagtaacagcaggaggaaaaaaattagcatggggaaatagtttttactttatgtaaaaagaaaaggagtacttgtggcaccttagagactaaccagtttatttgagcatgagctttcgtgagctacagctcacttcatcggatgagctgtagctcacgaaagcttatgctcaaataaattggttagtctctaaggtgccacaagtactccttttctttttgcgaatacagactaacacggctgttactctgaaacctgtcactttactttatgtaatgacccatccactcccagtctttattcaagcctaatttaatggtgtccagtttgcaaattaattccaattctgcagtttcttgttggagtctgtttttgaagctttttttgtctactccaggacaggcccaacaaagaaagtaacagaacaccactagccgtcaccttcagcccccaaattaaacctctccaacgcatcatcaaggatctacaacctatcctgaaggacgacccatcactctcacagatcttgggagacagtccagtccttgcttacagacagccccccaacctgaagcaaatactcaccagccaccacacaccacacaacagaaccactaacc
Coding sequences within:
- the LOC144261217 gene encoding putative 2-ketogluconate reductase isoform X2, whose amino-acid sequence is MAKQERPGLLILEIGGVCGVLEGHVELLKKQFHLITMKEFLKNKESLSEKIKSVFIYERRPVIDQELLQSLPHLKVIANSGVGVDHLDLKLVSSFGVKVTNTPHAVSDSTADIGMALMLASARRLVEGCQIAVSPQTERFAADWLADEVTGATLGIIGMGSIGYKVAKRAKAFEMKILYHNRNQRKEEEEQAVGAHYCEKMEDLLQQSDFVMLVVNLTPQTHRLIGKRELELMKPTATLINICRGAVVDHDALVDALQNGIIKAAALDVTYPEPLPRDHPLLKLKNIIITPHIGTATVQATRMMTEEAVANIQAVLNGLPIPSEVIPQ
- the LOC144261217 gene encoding putative 2-ketogluconate reductase isoform X1, with amino-acid sequence MFSVKAFSLVEAIQLATSCSRLAGRLIHPAVCHVHHWTKRSMDCRWSYRTGPNSTGGAGISAPQTKVMAKQERPGLLILEIGGVCGVLEGHVELLKKQFHLITMKEFLKNKESLSEKIKSVFIYERRPVIDQELLQSLPHLKVIANSGVGVDHLDLKLVSSFGVKVTNTPHAVSDSTADIGMALMLASARRLVEGCQIAVSPQTERFAADWLADEVTGATLGIIGMGSIGYKVAKRAKAFEMKILYHNRNQRKEEEEQAVGAHYCEKMEDLLQQSDFVMLVVNLTPQTHRLIGKRELELMKPTATLINICRGAVVDHDALVDALQNGIIKAAALDVTYPEPLPRDHPLLKLKNIIITPHIGTATVQATRMMTEEAVANIQAVLNGLPIPSEVIPQ